From the genome of Chelonia mydas isolate rCheMyd1 chromosome 2, rCheMyd1.pri.v2, whole genome shotgun sequence, one region includes:
- the LOC122464371 gene encoding EPM2A-interacting protein 1-like → MCAAVKAFKMKLKLFTSQLSEGEMCHFPACAQRIPQHKHAELEDKYTKHINLLMEEFDRRLTLSKEDDVQLKLVEDPFPVDPEEVPLDLRLEVIELQFLAVYQNRHRESSLRDVCKSLDNEKNLIEVALKTFGIFGSTYICEQTFSIMNMNKTKQRSSLTDDHLEDIVKISTSNMTPEYNKLVAEKRSEEGRVWKECYRV, encoded by the exons ATGTGTGCAGCAGTAAAAGctttcaaaatgaaactgaaacttttcacaagtCAGCTGTCAGAAGGCGAAATGTGTCACTTTCCCGCTTGTGCACAGCGTATCCCTCAGCACAAACACGCCGAGTTAGAAGACAAATACACAAAGCACATTAATCTTTTGATGGAAGAATTTGACAGAAGACTTACTTTGTCTAAAGAAGACGACGTCCAGTTGAAGCTGGTTGAAGATCCCTTTCCTGTGGATCCAGAGGAAGTGCCACTAGATCTGCGCTTGGAGGTTATTGAACTTCAATTTTTGGCAGTTTAccaaaacaggcacagagaaagCAGCCTGCGGGACGTCTGCAAAAGTCTggacaatgaaaaaaatcttatCGAAGTTGCACTGAAAACGTTCGGCATTTTTGGAAGCACTTACATATGTgaacaaacattttccatcatGAACATGAATAAAACCAAGCAACGTTCTTCTCTGACTGACGACCATTTGGAAGACATTGTGAAAATATCCACTTCAAATATGACCCCCGAATACAACAAGCTTGTTGCCGAAAAGAGAT CGG AAGAGGGTCGT gtatGGAAAGAGTGTTATAGGGTATAA